The following coding sequences lie in one Anas acuta chromosome 17, bAnaAcu1.1, whole genome shotgun sequence genomic window:
- the C17H22orf15 gene encoding uncharacterized protein C22orf15 homolog, producing MFVTVRYGANCQELVNLQSRVLALTAHLRRKCQCGTGDCIDLVDEAGTLMNLSKVENPAAEYASKYLRERQRYILVRVIREQSTEATCYESLLENLGKHHPDLADRLQKLSANTSMREQWRKGSLQRRAQPKKSSELKSTPR from the exons ATGTTCGTCACGGTGAGATACGGAG CCAACTGCCAGGAGCTGGTGAACCTGCAGAGCCGCGTGCTGGCCCTCACCGCCCACCTGAGGAGGAAGTGTCAGTGCGGGACAGGAG actGCATCGACCTCGTGGATGAAGCAGGAACCCTGATGAACCTGAGCAAAGTGGAGAATCCTGCAGCTGAGTATGCCAGTAAATACCTACGGGAAAGGCAGCGCTACATCCTCGTCAGGGTCATCA GAGAACAAAGCACTGAAGCTACCTGCTATGAATCCTTACTGGAGAACCTGGGGAAACACCACCCTGACCTCGCAG ATCGGCTGCAGAAGCTCTCGGCAAACACCTCGATGAGAGAGCAGTGGAGGAAAGGCTCCTTGCAGAGGAGGGCTCAGCCCAAGAAGAGCTCAGAGCTGAAGAGCACCCCCAGATGA
- the CHCHD10 gene encoding coiled-coil-helix-coiled-coil-helix domain-containing protein 10, mitochondrial — MARGGRSAARPAAAPAPASPAPAAPAPPAQPGLMAQMASTAAGVAVGSAVGHVVGSALTGAFGGSSEPSKAAPAQEPRQQPPSQQQPPFGPCHYEVKQFLECATTQRDLTLCEGFNEALKQCKYSNGVSSLL; from the exons ATGGCGCGCGGCGGGAGGAGCGCGGCGCGGCCCGcggcggcaccggcaccggccaG cccggccccggccgccccggCGCCGCCGGCGCAGCCCGGGCTGATGGCGCAGATGGCCAGCACGGCGGCCGGCGTGGCCGTGGGCTCCGCCGTGGGGCACGTCGTGGGCAGCGCCCTCACCGGGGCCTTCGGCGGCTCCTCCGAGCCCAGCAAGGCGGCCCCGGCGCAG GagccccggcagcagcccccgtcccagcagcagccgccctTCGGGCCCTGCCACTACGAGGTGAAGCAGTTCCTGGAGTGCGCCACCACCCAGAGGGACCTGACCTTGTGCGAGGGCTTCAACGAGGCGCTGAAGCAGTGCAAGTACAGTAACG GTGTTTCCTCTCTCCTGTGA